The Anaerolineae bacterium genome window below encodes:
- the rlmB gene encoding 23S rRNA (guanosine(2251)-2'-O)-methyltransferase RlmB, translated as MNEILYGRHAVLEALRAKRRRALRLFLAEGVQERGTVLEILEIAHQRGIPVQRVRRGELDRLGTTDHQGVAMEATPFPYVELEDILTAAAARSELPFLLLLDHLQDPQNLGTLLRTAEAVGVHGVVLPERRAAGVTPAVSNVSAGAVEHLHVARVTNLVQTIEKLKRAGVWVIGLERTASAIPYDRADLSGPLALVVGSEGGGMSRLVREHCDWLVMLPMFGRINSLNAAVAGSIVLYTAVHARQREVTCKTSMPSTPLA; from the coding sequence ATGAACGAGATCCTGTATGGCCGTCATGCAGTGTTGGAGGCGCTGCGAGCCAAGCGTCGGAGGGCGCTGCGCCTCTTCTTGGCCGAAGGGGTGCAGGAGCGCGGCACCGTGCTGGAGATCCTTGAGATCGCCCATCAGCGGGGCATCCCCGTACAGCGGGTTCGCCGCGGCGAGTTGGATCGGCTGGGCACCACCGATCATCAGGGCGTGGCGATGGAGGCCACGCCCTTTCCCTATGTTGAGCTAGAGGACATCCTGACCGCCGCTGCCGCTCGCAGCGAGCTACCTTTCCTGCTTTTGTTAGATCACCTGCAAGATCCACAGAACCTTGGCACGCTCTTGCGCACGGCCGAGGCCGTAGGAGTGCATGGGGTGGTCCTCCCTGAGCGGCGCGCGGCTGGCGTCACGCCCGCGGTCAGTAATGTTTCGGCTGGTGCAGTAGAGCATTTGCATGTAGCTCGGGTGACTAATCTGGTTCAGACTATCGAAAAGCTGAAGCGGGCCGGTGTGTGGGTGATTGGGCTAGAGCGGACAGCTAGCGCAATTCCCTATGATCGGGCCGATCTGAGTGGCCCGCTTGCGCTGGTAGTGGGCAGTGAAGGGGGAGGGATGAGCCGGCTGGTGCGAGAGCACTGCGATTGGCTGGTGATGCTGCCCATGTTCGGTCGGATCAACTCGCTGAACGCGGCAGTGGCCGGCTCGATCGTGCTGTATACAGCTGTGCACGCTCGCCAGCGGGAGGTGACGTGTAAAACATCTATGCCTTCAACCCCCCTCGCGTGA
- a CDS encoding extracellular solute-binding protein, with protein sequence MSNSLDLARQKLTRRQILQLGVGLMGGAILSACAPVPAPAPAAPAEGEQEAAAPPAKEVLKVVWWGESGDEQQRAWLQKHFVDTFNAAHPDIQIDYIFQEDLDRVLRTAVQAGAGPDILVTPGVGFVLEYVIAGHCLVLDEFAITYGWKDKLLSWAYESGMVEGKLYSLPLTYESMIVIYNKTLFEQKGWKIPTNRAEMEAIAEAALKEGIYPFAYGNADWKPATEHLIGMFLDHYAGADNVYKALIGEKKWTDEEFVGAMKLMNEWFQRGYYSGSIENYHSLTWNDFWPMLATGKGAMMMVGTWGFQGAIPAFEDSGQEWDWFPMPPLREGVKPVYALATGTTLSINAKSQHPNEAAVAIDWVYNDKKRAMTIASGFNFGEWVVPLKGLTAEDFPPETDKRIVRFFEDFARVTERGDYGYTTWTFWPAKTEVYMYTAFDEVLAGTLTVEQYLAEVQRIFDEEKAAGKVPPVMKRAI encoded by the coding sequence ATGTCCAACAGCCTAGATCTGGCTCGACAGAAGCTCACACGCCGTCAAATCCTTCAGCTTGGGGTAGGTTTGATGGGAGGGGCCATCCTGAGCGCCTGTGCCCCAGTGCCGGCGCCAGCGCCCGCAGCGCCGGCCGAGGGCGAGCAAGAAGCTGCCGCACCACCAGCAAAGGAAGTGTTGAAAGTCGTCTGGTGGGGCGAGTCTGGCGACGAACAGCAACGGGCTTGGCTGCAGAAACACTTTGTAGACACGTTCAACGCGGCACATCCCGACATCCAGATCGATTACATCTTCCAGGAGGACCTCGACCGCGTGCTGCGCACCGCAGTGCAGGCCGGCGCCGGTCCAGATATTCTGGTGACCCCAGGAGTTGGGTTCGTGCTGGAGTATGTGATCGCCGGGCACTGCCTAGTGCTTGATGAGTTCGCCATCACTTACGGGTGGAAGGACAAGCTGCTCAGCTGGGCCTACGAGTCCGGGATGGTGGAGGGGAAACTTTATAGCCTGCCGCTGACCTACGAGTCCATGATCGTCATCTATAACAAGACCCTCTTCGAGCAGAAGGGATGGAAAATACCCACCAACCGAGCCGAGATGGAGGCTATCGCTGAAGCCGCACTCAAAGAGGGGATCTACCCATTTGCCTATGGTAATGCTGACTGGAAACCGGCCACTGAGCACTTGATCGGCATGTTCCTCGATCATTACGCGGGCGCGGACAACGTCTACAAGGCCCTGATTGGCGAGAAGAAATGGACCGATGAGGAGTTCGTGGGCGCAATGAAACTCATGAACGAGTGGTTCCAGCGAGGGTACTACTCGGGCAGCATTGAGAATTACCATTCTCTCACCTGGAATGACTTCTGGCCCATGCTCGCAACCGGCAAGGGGGCGATGATGATGGTCGGCACATGGGGCTTCCAGGGTGCCATCCCGGCCTTTGAGGACTCCGGCCAGGAGTGGGACTGGTTCCCCATGCCGCCGCTGCGAGAGGGGGTCAAACCCGTGTATGCCCTTGCCACAGGCACCACGTTATCTATCAACGCCAAATCGCAACATCCAAACGAGGCAGCGGTCGCCATTGACTGGGTGTACAACGACAAGAAGCGAGCGATGACCATCGCCTCTGGCTTCAACTTCGGCGAGTGGGTCGTTCCACTAAAGGGCTTGACCGCCGAGGATTTCCCGCCCGAGACGGACAAGCGCATCGTCCGCTTCTTCGAGGACTTTGCCCGGGTGACGGAACGCGGCGACTACGGCTACACCACCTGGACCTTCTGGCCGGCCAAGACCGAGGTGTACATGTACACAGCCTTCGACGAGGTGCTGGCTGGGACACTCACGGTGGAGCAATACCTGGCCGAGGTCCAGAGGATCTTTGATGAGGAGAAAGCTGCAGGCAAGGTGCCGCCGGTCATGAAGCGGGCCATCTAG
- a CDS encoding carbohydrate ABC transporter permease, whose translation MTAIIQRRSRRTVSLVPNYVILTLLVLFSLLPLSTLVFNSLKKDAEVGRNPLGPPVSGIRWQNFPDAWRDGRFSITMRNSAILTFGTIAGVLVIAGMAAYSLARLHVPGADLLTLYFLVGTSMPAQLFMVPLFFLWTRLGLTDNLLGVIIIYWAIMSPFATFLLRSYMVAIPQDFEDAARVDGASEWQVLRHVIAPITWPGFLTVALVTGLGAWNEFLFAVTFLHREEVKPISTSLYAFVSRYGREWGLTSAAAMMMVLPVIVLFLLLQRQFIEGLTRGGLKA comes from the coding sequence ATGACTGCAATCATACAAAGGCGTTCCCGGCGAACTGTCTCGCTCGTGCCGAATTACGTGATCCTGACCTTACTTGTACTCTTTTCGTTGCTCCCGCTCTCCACCCTCGTCTTCAACTCGCTCAAGAAGGACGCTGAGGTGGGGCGGAATCCGCTTGGTCCGCCAGTGAGCGGCATCCGCTGGCAGAACTTCCCGGATGCCTGGCGCGATGGCCGTTTCTCCATCACCATGCGCAACAGCGCGATCCTGACTTTTGGCACGATCGCTGGGGTGTTGGTCATCGCCGGGATGGCCGCTTACTCGCTGGCCAGGCTCCACGTCCCCGGAGCGGATCTGTTGACCCTTTACTTTCTCGTGGGCACGAGCATGCCGGCCCAGCTTTTCATGGTGCCACTCTTTTTCCTGTGGACTAGACTGGGCCTCACCGATAACCTGCTAGGGGTGATCATCATCTACTGGGCCATTATGTCTCCCTTCGCTACATTCCTGTTGCGCTCGTACATGGTGGCGATCCCACAAGACTTCGAGGACGCAGCGCGCGTGGATGGAGCATCGGAGTGGCAAGTATTACGACACGTGATCGCGCCTATCACTTGGCCAGGATTCCTCACCGTGGCGCTGGTCACCGGCCTGGGGGCATGGAACGAATTTTTGTTCGCGGTTACGTTCCTGCATCGCGAGGAAGTAAAACCGATCTCGACCAGCCTGTATGCGTTCGTATCGCGCTATGGGCGGGAATGGGGGCTGACGAGCGCGGCAGCGATGATGATGGTATTGCCCGTCATTGTTCTGTTCCTGCTTCTGCAAAGGCAATTCATCGAGGGGCTCACGCGAGGGGGGTTGAAGGCATAG
- a CDS encoding LacI family transcriptional regulator, whose protein sequence is MIGHPTQEDIARLAGVSRTTVSYVLSGRQDKHVRISQATRSRVEAIAAQLGYQPNAIARSLRLQRTQTLALVIPDIANPFYPALTRGFQDGVAAEQYQTFVINTDNIAAQEARALSSILHQRVDGAVLVAFHLTAEHIDRLVQAGIAVVALGSWIHHPAVDRLFSDDRGGAYKAVRYLVERGHRRIAHIAGPLDTPPARSRYEGYRQALMDSGLPVDESLICEGDFTRGSGRACLRRLMALPDPPTALFAANDIMAIDAMLEAQSMGLRIPDDLAVIGLDDIPEASIIRPALTTIPQHPYQMGRQAAEMLLDRLRGPRDGLPARCEIIELDLVVRESA, encoded by the coding sequence ATGATAGGACATCCGACCCAAGAGGACATCGCCCGTTTGGCTGGCGTCTCGCGCACCACGGTCTCCTATGTGCTCAGCGGCCGACAAGATAAGCACGTGCGGATCAGCCAGGCCACGCGCTCGCGCGTGGAGGCCATCGCAGCCCAACTAGGATATCAACCCAACGCCATCGCTCGCAGCTTGCGACTGCAGCGGACGCAGACGCTAGCCCTCGTCATCCCTGACATCGCTAATCCGTTCTACCCGGCGCTAACGCGCGGCTTTCAAGATGGCGTCGCCGCCGAGCAATATCAGACTTTTGTCATCAACACCGACAACATCGCCGCTCAGGAAGCGCGCGCGTTGAGCTCGATCCTACATCAGCGGGTGGATGGCGCGGTATTAGTGGCGTTCCACCTCACGGCAGAGCATATAGACCGCCTGGTACAGGCCGGCATCGCTGTGGTGGCACTAGGCTCTTGGATCCACCACCCCGCAGTAGACCGCCTCTTCTCCGATGACCGGGGCGGCGCCTATAAAGCGGTGCGGTATCTGGTGGAGCGCGGCCACCGGCGTATCGCCCATATCGCCGGCCCCTTAGATACGCCTCCCGCCCGATCTCGCTACGAGGGATACCGCCAGGCACTGATGGACAGTGGGCTCCCCGTGGATGAATCACTAATCTGCGAGGGAGATTTTACGCGTGGGTCTGGACGCGCTTGCTTGCGACGGTTGATGGCTTTGCCTGATCCGCCGACGGCCCTCTTCGCCGCCAACGACATCATGGCTATTGATGCCATGCTCGAGGCGCAAAGCATGGGCCTGCGTATCCCCGATGATCTGGCTGTGATCGGCCTAGACGACATCCCGGAGGCCAGCATCATTCGTCCGGCGCTGACGACCATCCCTCAGCACCCGTATCAGATGGGACGTCAAGCGGCAGAGATGTTGTTAGACCGTCTACGTGGCCCACGAGATGGGCTTCCGGCTCGTTGTGAGATAATCGAATTAGACTTGGTAGTGCGCGAATCCGCTTGA
- a CDS encoding sugar ABC transporter permease — protein sequence MEAPAVQMARVTPKAVVAQRRARLWRKTILPWLFIAPILILNVIVILGPSIGSAFFAFTEWSGLGTPKWVGLANFQRMLTDRVYRIAFTNNVKWTLIFLTVPIAMGLLGSALLAPIKRFAMFYRVAYFLPYVIASVVNAQIWRNILHPTMGIGPFLAERGLEFMNISFFGNRHVVLYSIAFVDNWHWWGFLVVLYLAAMQAVDPELYEAARLEGANRWQEWRHVTLPGILPTLVFTILMTIIWSFLVFDYIYLLTQGGPAHASEVLATEVFKSAFFRFEVGYAAAIGLSMSFIAAMVVTGFIILRRRGWQI from the coding sequence ATGGAAGCTCCGGCTGTACAAATGGCGCGGGTAACGCCGAAGGCGGTGGTAGCACAGCGGCGCGCCCGCCTGTGGCGTAAGACGATCCTGCCCTGGCTGTTCATCGCGCCCATTCTGATCCTGAACGTGATTGTGATCCTGGGACCCTCGATCGGGAGCGCCTTCTTCGCGTTCACTGAGTGGTCCGGCCTGGGAACGCCCAAGTGGGTGGGGCTGGCCAATTTTCAGCGCATGCTCACCGATCGTGTATATCGGATCGCCTTCACCAACAACGTGAAGTGGACATTGATCTTCCTCACCGTGCCCATCGCGATGGGGTTACTGGGCTCAGCGCTGTTGGCGCCTATCAAGCGGTTCGCTATGTTTTATCGCGTCGCTTATTTTCTGCCCTATGTGATCGCCAGCGTGGTCAACGCGCAGATCTGGCGCAACATCCTTCATCCCACCATGGGGATTGGCCCCTTCCTGGCGGAGCGGGGACTAGAGTTCATGAACATCTCTTTCTTCGGCAACCGCCACGTGGTGCTGTACTCTATCGCCTTTGTGGACAACTGGCATTGGTGGGGATTCCTAGTGGTGCTCTATCTGGCTGCGATGCAGGCGGTTGACCCTGAGCTGTACGAGGCGGCCCGGCTGGAAGGAGCCAATCGTTGGCAGGAGTGGCGCCATGTCACCCTGCCTGGCATTTTACCCACGCTGGTGTTCACCATTCTCATGACCATCATCTGGTCCTTCCTGGTCTTTGACTACATCTATTTACTCACGCAAGGCGGCCCCGCACATGCCTCAGAGGTGCTGGCGACGGAGGTGTTCAAGTCCGCCTTCTTTCGATTTGAGGTGGGCTATGCAGCGGCTATCGGCCTGAGCATGAGCTTCATCGCTGCTATGGTGGTGACAGGATTCATTATCCTGCGGCGGAGAGGTTGGCAGATATGA
- the cysS gene encoding cysteine--tRNA ligase has translation MPLMIYNTLTRTKEEFKPLEDNVVRMYVCGPTVYDKAHVGHAMSAIVFDVIRRYLEYKGYRVIHVMNFTDVDDKIIHRANQLGEDPIHLAERYITEFMEHIRALGLLPATVYPRATQEIPQIIQVIQGLIEKGYAYQANGDVYFRVRKDDDYGKLSHRKVEEMRAGARIAPGEQKEDPLDFALWKAAKPGEPAWDSPWGPGRPGWHIECSAMNLHHLGPQIDIHGGGNDLIFPHHENEIAQSESYTGQPFARYWVHNGMLQLGGEKMSKSLGNLVTIEEFLAEHEANTLRLIVLGSHYRSPLTFSDEVIEQAERALERLRSALRPSVGEIIEGPQVEALMEQVRRTRERFESAMDDDFNTAGALAALFDLVRAINAARDAGVGGAPFAQAQATLCELAGVLGLRLAEDAAKSQRADVAPFIRLLVDVRARLRQAKQWQLADAIRDGLAELGVVLEDTPQGTIWRFK, from the coding sequence ATGCCGTTGATGATCTACAACACACTGACCCGAACTAAGGAGGAGTTCAAACCGCTAGAAGACAACGTGGTCCGCATGTATGTGTGCGGCCCCACCGTGTATGACAAAGCCCACGTCGGACATGCTATGTCGGCGATCGTCTTCGATGTGATCCGCCGTTACCTAGAGTACAAGGGATACCGTGTAATCCATGTGATGAACTTCACGGATGTGGATGACAAGATCATCCATCGCGCCAACCAGTTGGGGGAAGACCCGATTCATCTGGCCGAGCGCTATATTACTGAGTTTATGGAGCATATCCGCGCGCTCGGCTTATTGCCAGCAACCGTGTACCCGCGCGCGACCCAGGAGATCCCGCAGATCATCCAGGTGATCCAAGGGTTAATAGAGAAAGGATACGCCTATCAGGCCAATGGAGATGTCTACTTCCGCGTACGAAAGGACGACGACTACGGCAAGTTATCCCACCGCAAAGTGGAAGAGATGCGCGCCGGCGCTCGTATCGCTCCGGGTGAGCAAAAAGAGGACCCGCTCGATTTCGCGCTGTGGAAGGCGGCCAAACCAGGCGAGCCGGCCTGGGACAGCCCTTGGGGGCCTGGCCGGCCGGGATGGCACATCGAGTGCTCGGCTATGAACCTGCACCACCTGGGGCCACAGATTGATATCCACGGCGGGGGCAACGACTTGATCTTCCCTCACCATGAGAACGAGATCGCCCAGAGTGAGAGCTACACCGGCCAGCCGTTTGCCCGCTATTGGGTACACAACGGCATGCTGCAATTGGGCGGTGAGAAGATGTCCAAATCGTTGGGTAATCTAGTGACGATTGAGGAGTTCCTAGCCGAGCATGAGGCTAACACGCTGCGTCTAATTGTGTTGGGCTCACATTACCGCAGCCCGCTCACATTCAGCGATGAGGTGATCGAGCAGGCCGAGCGCGCGCTGGAACGTCTACGATCGGCGCTGCGCCCGAGCGTCGGAGAGATCATCGAAGGTCCCCAGGTCGAGGCGCTGATGGAACAAGTTAGGCGCACCCGAGAGCGCTTCGAGTCCGCCATGGACGACGATTTCAACACCGCGGGCGCGTTAGCGGCATTGTTCGATCTGGTGCGAGCCATCAACGCTGCGCGCGATGCCGGCGTTGGCGGAGCTCCTTTTGCACAAGCACAAGCCACTTTATGCGAGCTGGCCGGCGTGTTGGGGCTGCGTTTGGCCGAGGACGCCGCTAAATCCCAGCGCGCTGACGTCGCCCCATTCATTCGCCTGTTGGTAGACGTGCGCGCCCGCCTACGTCAGGCCAAGCAATGGCAACTAGCCGACGCCATCCGGGACGGCCTGGCGGAGCTGGGCGTCGTGCTTGAGGACACACCCCAGGGAACCATCTGGCGCTTCAAGTGA